Genomic window (Rosa chinensis cultivar Old Blush chromosome 6, RchiOBHm-V2, whole genome shotgun sequence):
atgatattttgatTACGGGAAATGATTATGCAAGTATTGATGCACTCAAGCAATTTCTTCATCGTAATTTCCGTATTAAAGACCTTGGAGACTTAAAATATTTCCTTGGCATTGAGGTTTCTGCTTCGAAAAATGGGATTTTTATTTCTCAACGAAAATATGCGTTAGAGATTATTAAGGATGCAGGGTTGATGGGCGCTGCTCCTGTTGACACACCTATGGAACGAGGACTGAAGTTATCTGACATGAGTGACTTGCTCAAAGATCCGGCTCGTTACAGAAGATTGGTTGGCAGATTAATATACCTTACCGTTTCGAGACCAGACATCACTTATTCAGTCCATGTATTAAGCAGATTCATGCATCAACCTCGAAAACTTCATATGGAGGCAGCTTTGCGTGTTGTGCGTTATCTCAAAGGTGCACCTGGTCAAGgtttatttttctcttcacaGAGTGATCTCAGATTGCGTGCTTATTGTGATTCAGATTGGGCAGGGTGCCCCATTACTAGAAGATCAACCACAGGTTATTGTGTTTTTCTTGGTTCTTCGTTGGTTTCATGGAGATCAAAAAGACAGAAAACAGTCTCGCTTTCTTCAGCTGAAGCGGAGTATCGTGCAATGACAGGTGCCTGCTGTGAATTAACGTGGCTTCGATACCTACTCAGAGACTTAGGAATATTACATCAAGAACCCGCCTTGCTATTTTGTGATAACAAGGCAGCGCTACACATTGCAGCGAATCCAGTTTTTCATGAGCGAACTCGTCATATTGAAATGGACTGCCACTACATCAGGGATAAAATCCAAGATGGTTCTGTTGTTACCAAGTTTGTCATTTCTGCTCATCAATTGGCGGATGTCCTCACTAAGGCCTTGGGCAAGGAAATATTCCTTCCtatgattcgcaagttgggAGTTCGAGatatccactctccaacttgagggggcgTGTTAGGAAAGTAATCAGTTCGTATCTTCTATAATTGGAAtgttgtaatctgtttatatttgTAATCTCGTGTATATTCTGTACTCCTTGATTGTAGCTGACTTGTAGGAACAGTTGCCTTGTAGAATAGGTCTCTCCTTGTATAACTATTCAATCGTGATTGAATGAAAGATCATTCCAGCCAAACTATCCTCTTTTCATTAATAACCACAACTACAATTGGTGTGTGGTTTTATGGGGTTTCATATATAGCCCTGGTACTTGTAGCTGAATTCTTTAAGTTCATATATATGTCTCCCTCTATTTGCATGAAATCAAGCTTTATAAATTACTGAATTTCTCTCTGTTTTCATTATTTCAATCAGGATGGTAATAGAAAGTGAGGAAGAGAAGCTTCATCTTATCCTCTGAAATAAAGATTCGTTATTTGGATGAAGGGGTTAGTAAAGCTGAATATACATGTCTCAAGTTTATTGAAGGTTGAATTTAAGTTCAATCACGACCTCCAATAAAAAATGAAGgtcaattaaatttttttttttataaaagtgGGGCAGTGGCCCCCACACGCCTCAATGTGCGTCCGCCCCCGGTTTCTCCCTATATATGAGGCAGCTACACTCATCTTCAACTTGCAAACTTGTTCTTGGTTAACAATCTAAACACCAAAACATGGCAGCAGTTGTGGATTGTGATCAGCGTGAGAAGGAGCTGAAAGAATTCGACGAAAGCAAAGCTGGCGTCAAAGGACTTGCAGACGCTGGGGTGACCAAGCTCCCAAGCATGTTCGTACACCCTCCTGAGAATCTACTTAACTCGTCATTCCCACAAGATGATGAGCAATATCAGAAATTTCGCAACCTTCAACTTCCGGTGATTGATCTCAGCGGTTTTGATAACTTCGAGAGGCGAAAAGTAATCATCACAGACATAAACAAAGCAGCTGAGTCATGGGGCTTCTTTCAGTTGGTGAACCATGGAATTCCGCTTGGTCTTATGGAGGGGATCCAGAAAAGTATCCGAGGGTTCCATGAGCTACCCCAGAAGGAGAAGGTGAAGTGGTACTCGAGCGATTTTACGCAGAAGGTCAGGTTCTTCAGCAATTTTAATTTGAAGGTGTCGACGCCAGCTGCCTGGAGGGATACCTTGTCATGCAAGGTCCTGGAAGACCCAGAAAGCTTTGAAGCAATACCGCAAGTGTGCAGGTGATGTTGCGCTACTATATTCACTAAATTTGTTTACTCGATCGAGCATTACGTTTATTTATTTCTAATAAATAAGACATTGACATCATTTTGCAGACGAGAAGTAAGTGAGTATATAAAACACATCGATGGAGTGCAAGAGAAGTTATCCGAGCTATTTTCGGAAGCTTTAGGTCTTAGTAGTGACTATCTTGCAAGCATAGGGTGCTTCAAATCGAGGTCATTGGAGTGCCACTATCACCCGATTTGCCCTGAACCCCATTTGACTATGGGTGGAGTCAAGCATTCAGACCTCCCCTTTCTCACCTTGCTCCTTCAAGACGGTGTTGGCGGCctacaagttcttcatcaaaatGTTTGGATTGATGTTCCCCCCATGAAGGGAGCTTTGATAGCAAATATTGGTGACATGATGCAGGTGGTGTAGCAGTGTTTGCTTAATGTAATTTTTATCATATATTGCTACTCGATCCTAATATAGGGTCATAGCTAGACATGCTTTTGATAATCATGTCCACATGATTAACTTGCAACAAGTTGCTGCATGCTCATTAAGTCCTTATGGTACGTTATAGCTAGCTTTTCATTTTGCAGAGTACTATAAATTTAGTCCCACCATTAGGATCATATATTCTGATTTTGATGCGGTACATGTAGCGCTGTTCTTATTTATTTTGCTTTGATTTGTGCAGGTTATTACAAATGGCAAGTTCAAAAGCGTGGAGCATAGAGTTTTGATGAAACCAACTGTAGAGCCTCGTATCTCAATTGCATGTTTTTTAAATACGGATGACCTCCAAAAATCATACGGGCCGATAAAAGAGCTTATATCGGAAAACAATCCACCGATTTATAGCGAAGTCAAATTCGAAGAAcagataaaaaaattatataatttataaatgacATGAAAGGGCAATGGTGAACTTTGCATTCCATTAGGTTAGAGTACTGTACTGAATCCATGTTGGTGTACGAAAATTATGTCGAAACTTGAAAGTTATATATGGATGTATGATTATGCTGTCATACTTATTTTAAtgagacaagctagtgtactggtgggtatgagataccctcatttacaactatttgaacaaaaatttacaagtatttgaaccaaaattacaacactgagaacaaaagttaccatattcatttacactatttacatatagttaaacaaaaattacaatattgacaatgaatttgtgcaaaagcttgtaaaaatgtcgtaagaggtgtaattaccattattagaactaagattacaacattgacaacgaatttgttcaaaaacttgtaaaatgtcgtaagatgtgtaattaccattattaaaactaagattacacaaagtatgactcaaattacaactttgacaacaaaatttattctcacttttgtaaatgtgggtatgagatacccaccactgcactagaatttcccatgtttaattttcaattcttgtgtAATAGTGGAACTCTCTTTTTCTAAAGTTGGGTGTATGATCTGTTGAATCTTTCATTCACCAGAATAATAATAGTTGAGATCTTCTATTTGTGTACTAAATTTGGGTATCAAGTGAGGAATGTATGTGCTTGTATCCTAAACACAAAAACATTAAGCTTAATTAAATATAAGAACTGAATGTATGCGGACGAATTCAACTGTTATGATGTTGTTTATGCATGTTTCCGACTATCTTGAAGATCCTGAGTTCTATTATGGAGGGCCTGGCCATCATCCTAAGTGCCCTCAATCACTACTTAAGCTAGCTGGTTATCTAGGTAGGACTTGTGCTTGATTTAGACCACTAGAGTGGCACCACTAGCACTAGGGTTAacaatgttttcttttttcaatcataatttttgtttcgcaGTTCAAATTTGAATCCGTTATTCTCAAACATTGTTCACTATTAAAGTATTATAATTTGACTCTATTGTAGCTGAAATTTTTTGGTATCCAGGATTACGAATTTAAAGTTTATGATGGTTTTTAACCTGACAATCACTTAAAAGGTGAATGAATCGATATTCAACTTTAGACAATGAATTTATATGAATATTAGAATATTAGAATATATATACCACCTAGAAGATCTTCCTTTGTTGCTTCCTTTGGCTCTACAATCCAATTTTTCCACAACATCATCCTTGGACAGGATCATAGGAATCTACATATCCGACCCCATTTAGCCGAATCGAACGGGTGCCTGTATCATCGAAGTCACTATCAATTCCACTCAAAAAATTCAATTCaaacaaaaatagaagaagattAAATTACGATCACTTACAGTTTCTCAATGTTGAGAAATGCGATATCATACGTCGAAAAGTAAATCAACGGCACCTGATCGGCGAAATTTCTCAGATTTCCAAACGTAAAATTGAAAGCACTGACGAATTTAGATACTGGTTTTACCTTGGAGCTTGGGACGTTGAGGTAGAGCTTGCTGGAGAGAATACGGCTGCGCCTGAGAGATTCGGCGTCGTTTTCCAGTGGAGCAGCATGTTGGGTGTGTGGATCCGATTCCACAtaggataaggatttgttaatccttgatcaaagaggagttttgattgtttcctacctgcttacataatcctacttggtaatggtttctatgtctattgggaataggtttccaatgtcttatagggtctagttagatatctataaataagggcataggttgtagtagtagatcaagactttgaagcattaaacagagagagcaagtgaggtcttgagagttggtgataacttcttgtgagagattattgtattcttgttcgtgtattcttcttcttctatagtgaaacccaagctgcccggggacgtaggcaaagttctttgctgaacctcgttaacaagttcgtgtttgttttctcgatcgtttatctatattattttgcacttgtctgcttccgcaagaggaattttaggtcaaattccTAACAAAGTGGTATCATAGCTTAGGCTCTAGAGTGGAAACAATGAGCATAGaagacgttgagaagagggtcgATAAGTTCGACGGTAATGACTTTAGCCTATGGAGGTCACAAATTGAGGACTACTTGAATATGAAGAAACTTGCTAAGACTTTAGAGGGCAAGCTCCCAAAAGATATGAAGGAGGAAGAATTTGTCGAGATGGATAGGATGGCCCTTGGATCCGTTCGACTATCGCTTTAGAATGATGTACGGCGATTTGTTATCAAGGAGACTACGTTGAAGGGGATGATGGATAGTTTGTCCAACATGTATGAGAAGCCAAATGCCGTTCAACAGTTGTACTTGATGAGGCGGTTGTTCACTTTGAAGATGGGTAAGGGTATATCTATTCGCCAGCAAGTTGGGATAGTTGGTGATATTATCGAGCAACTAGCATCGGTGGATGTGAAATTCGACGAACACATCAAAGCTTTGGTGTTGTTGACTTCCATGCCTTCGGATTGGGATGTGACTGTGAACTCGATTTGTAGTGGAGCTGGGACTATGAAGAAGCTGAAGTTTAATGATGTGCGTGACATTCTTCTGAATGAAGAGACGCGAAGACAAAATAACCTTGAAGATCCTTCAAGTTCTGCACTCTCTATAGAAAATAGAGGTAGAACGTTCAACAAGAACTCAAACAACAATCGTGGAAGGTCCAAGTCTAGGGCACCTGGAAAAGGCCGAAGCGTGTCCAAGTCAGGAAAGTGGTCCGATGGGTGTTGGCATTGTGGGAAATCTGGACATGTCAAGAGAGACTGTAACCAGTGGAAGGAGACAATGAAGATGGCAAACACAACTGAGTGTGATTCGGATGCACTTGTACTAAGCGTTACTGAAGCACCATTGGAGTCATGGATCTTAGACTCTGGAGCGTCATTTCACTCAACTTCACAACAAGAGCTCATGGTGAATTACCGACGTGGTAATTTTGGCAAAGTGTTTCTTGCTGATGGTGGAGCCTTGGAGATTGTGGGAAGGGGTGATGTGAAGATTTTGCTGACAAATGGTGGAACATGGACCTTGACCAATGTTAGACACATACCGCGGTTGAAGAGGAATTTGATCTCTATTGGTCAGTTGGATGATGAAGGATGTCGCACTACCTTTGAGAAAGGTATGTGGAAGGTGTGTAAAGGAGCTATGGTGTTAGCTCGTGGAATCAAGACAGGAACACTTTATACGACCTTGAATATTGTTGCTATTGTTGAGAACAATGAAGGCACTACGATCgttgagaaaaatgaagatgcatACTTATGGCATCGTAGACTTGGGCACATCAGTGAGAAAGGTATGGGTGTACTTCAGTCGAAGGGTAAACTACATGATGTGGACTCAGTGAAGATTGGGCTTTGTGAAGACTGCATATTTGGGAAGCAAAAGGTTGTTAGTTTCTCAAAGGGTGGCAAGGCACCAAAAGATACAAAACTAGAGTTGGTTCATACTGACGTGTGGGGACCTGCACCGGAGTTTTCGTTAGGTGGCTCAAAGTACTATGTGACTTATATTGATGACTCCACAAGGAAAGTATGGGTttatttcttgaaaaataaatgggaAGTATTTGATACTTTCAAGAAGTGGAAGGCGATCGTAGAGAATGAGACCTGGTCGAAGATCAAATGTCTGACGTCGGATAATGGAGGTGAATACTGTGGTAATGATTTCAAAGAGTATTGTGCACAGAATGGGATTAGGAT
Coding sequences:
- the LOC112174550 gene encoding 1-aminocyclopropane-1-carboxylate oxidase homolog 10; the protein is MAAVVDCDQREKELKEFDESKAGVKGLADAGVTKLPSMFVHPPENLLNSSFPQDDEQYQKFRNLQLPVIDLSGFDNFERRKVIITDINKAAESWGFFQLVNHGIPLGLMEGIQKSIRGFHELPQKEKVKWYSSDFTQKVRFFSNFNLKVSTPAAWRDTLSCKVLEDPESFEAIPQVCRREVSEYIKHIDGVQEKLSELFSEALGLSSDYLASIGCFKSRSLECHYHPICPEPHLTMGGVKHSDLPFLTLLLQDGVGGLQVLHQNVWIDVPPMKGALIANIGDMMQVITNGKFKSVEHRVLMKPTVEPRISIACFLNTDDLQKSYGPIKELISENNPPIYSEVKFEEQIKKLYNL
- the LOC112171826 gene encoding uncharacterized mitochondrial protein AtMg00810-like, with translation MSFFMKHPFLCRLHKSLYGLKQASRQWFAKFSEAIRSAGYIQSRADYSLFTKRQGKSFTALLIYVDDILITGNDYASIDALKQFLHRNFRIKDLGDLKYFLGIEVSASKNGIFISQRKYALEIIKDAGLMGAAPVDTPMERGLKLSDMSDLLKDPARYRRLVGRLIYLTVSRPDITYSVHVLSRFMHQPRKLHMEAALRVVRYLKGAPGQGLFFSSQSDLRLRAYCDSDWAGCPITRRSTTGYCVFLGSSLVSWRSKRQKTVSLSSAEAEYRAMTGACCELTWLRYLLRDLGILHQEPALLFCDNKAALHIAANPVFHERTRHIEMDCHYIRDKIQDGSVVTKFVISAHQLADVLTKALGKEIFLPMIRKLGVRDIHSPT